One genomic segment of Vicinamibacteria bacterium includes these proteins:
- a CDS encoding ribose-phosphate pyrophosphokinase: MKRPLKLFGGTCNPKLVQEIADSLGVELRGAELTRFADSEVSFQITENVRGADVFVVQPTGPPVNEHLMELLVMIDAFKRASASRITAVLPYYGYARQDRKERPRVPISAKLVADLISTAGTSRVITMDLHAGQIQGFFNIPVDHLFAAPVMLERVTSLGLQRLVIVSPDAGGVERARAYAKRLRVALAVMDKRRGGNNEVETIHVIGDVVGKTALIVDDIVDSAGTLVKAVEALREAGADRVLACCTHPVLSGPAVERIEDSSIEKLIVSNTIPLRPNARACDKIEVLSVARLLGEAILSVHDETSVSKLFV, translated from the coding sequence ATGAAACGACCGCTCAAGCTGTTCGGCGGAACTTGCAACCCGAAGCTCGTCCAGGAGATCGCTGATAGCCTCGGCGTCGAGCTGAGAGGCGCCGAGCTCACGAGGTTCGCCGACAGCGAAGTTTCGTTCCAGATTACGGAAAACGTGCGGGGAGCCGATGTCTTCGTCGTCCAGCCGACGGGGCCGCCGGTCAACGAGCACCTCATGGAGCTGCTGGTGATGATCGACGCTTTCAAGCGGGCGTCGGCGAGCCGGATCACGGCGGTCCTCCCTTACTATGGTTACGCCCGCCAGGACCGGAAGGAGCGGCCACGGGTCCCCATCTCTGCGAAGCTCGTCGCCGATCTGATCTCGACCGCGGGCACTTCTCGAGTCATCACAATGGATCTCCACGCAGGTCAAATCCAGGGCTTCTTCAACATTCCAGTCGATCACCTGTTTGCCGCACCCGTCATGCTCGAAAGGGTTACCTCTCTCGGTCTCCAGAGACTCGTCATCGTTTCACCCGATGCTGGAGGTGTGGAGCGGGCTCGAGCTTACGCGAAGCGGCTCCGGGTAGCCCTAGCGGTCATGGACAAACGCCGCGGCGGAAACAACGAGGTGGAGACCATCCATGTGATCGGCGATGTCGTCGGGAAGACCGCACTGATCGTAGACGACATCGTGGACTCGGCCGGAACTCTAGTGAAAGCCGTCGAAGCCTTGCGCGAGGCAGGCGCCGACCGGGTTTTGGCCTGCTGTACCCACCCGGTACTATCCGGACCCGCCGTGGAGCGCATCGAGGATTCCTCCATCGAGAAGCTCATCGTTTCCAACACGATCCCGCTGAGGCCGAACGCCCGGGCGTGCGACAAGATCGAAGTTCTCTCCGTGGCCCGCCTCCTCGGAGAGGCGATCTTGAGCGTTCACGACGAGACATCCGTGAGCAAGCTCTTCGTCTAG
- the spoVG gene encoding septation regulator SpoVG, protein MEITEVRIFPVDDEKLKAFVSIILDDCFVISDIKIIHGPKGLFVSMPSKKRKDGTFRDIAHPLNSDTRRKMEDHILNRYRVEVDEAERLEPRALPGERIAVRSSPSAPSPTRPSGVSEA, encoded by the coding sequence ATGGAAATCACCGAGGTCCGGATTTTCCCCGTTGACGACGAGAAGCTGAAGGCGTTCGTCTCGATCATTCTCGATGACTGCTTCGTCATTAGCGACATCAAGATCATCCACGGTCCCAAGGGATTATTCGTCTCGATGCCGAGCAAGAAGCGGAAGGACGGAACCTTCCGGGATATCGCCCACCCGTTGAACAGCGACACCCGTCGAAAGATGGAAGACCATATATTGAACCGCTACCGGGTCGAAGTCGACGAGGCAGAACGGCTCGAGCCGCGTGCGCTTCCCGGAGAGAGAATCGCCGTCCGCTCCTCTCCGAGCGCCCCGAGCCCCACGCGGCCGAGTGGAGTGAGCGAAGCCTAG
- the ispE gene encoding 4-(cytidine 5'-diphospho)-2-C-methyl-D-erythritol kinase: MSQRLSARAFAKINLGLEVLSSRPDGYHEIRTILQTIDLHDELSYSEGDGIEISCDDRELPTGSANLVHKAAAFLADAAGIPPDVSIHIRKRIPAGAGLGGGSADAAVTLLALDRLWKLSTPIDDLHRVACRIGMDVPFFLRGGTALAVGRGDEVYPLAFEPDFYIVLILPDFSISTAAAYRSLRLTNKGSSLKLAHFAWGDPTFLEGLGELVNDLEGAAGEHSASIHECKQILCQKGASVSMMSGSGSSIFGVFHDEARAREAARSLGHEGVRVVLTRTLRGQIYREKLLAVPD; encoded by the coding sequence AAAGACTCTCCGCTCGCGCATTCGCCAAGATCAACCTCGGTCTCGAGGTCCTGAGCTCGAGACCAGACGGCTATCACGAGATCCGAACCATCCTGCAGACCATCGACCTTCACGACGAGCTGAGCTACTCCGAGGGCGATGGAATCGAGATCTCTTGCGATGACAGGGAGCTGCCCACCGGCAGCGCGAACCTCGTCCACAAAGCCGCCGCTTTTCTGGCCGACGCCGCGGGAATTCCTCCCGATGTCTCGATTCACATCCGAAAACGGATCCCGGCCGGTGCCGGTCTCGGAGGGGGTAGCGCGGACGCGGCCGTAACCCTCCTCGCTCTGGATCGGCTCTGGAAGCTATCGACCCCGATCGACGACCTCCACCGCGTGGCCTGCCGCATCGGTATGGACGTTCCGTTCTTTCTGCGCGGCGGAACGGCCCTTGCCGTGGGCCGCGGCGACGAAGTGTATCCTCTGGCGTTCGAGCCTGACTTTTACATCGTGTTGATTCTGCCCGACTTCTCGATTTCGACCGCGGCCGCTTACCGCAGTTTGCGGTTGACAAACAAAGGGTCGAGTCTTAAACTTGCCCACTTCGCTTGGGGCGATCCCACGTTCCTCGAAGGATTGGGAGAGCTGGTGAACGATCTTGAGGGGGCAGCGGGCGAGCATTCCGCCTCCATCCATGAGTGCAAACAGATACTGTGCCAGAAGGGTGCTTCCGTCTCCATGATGTCGGGCAGTGGGTCGTCCATATTCGGCGTTTTCCACGATGAGGCCCGAGCGCGCGAGGCCGCACGTTCTCTAGGCCACGAGGGCGTTCGAGTCGTGCTCACCAGGACACTCCGTGGCCAAATCTATCGAGAAAAGTTGCTCGCGGTCCCAGATTGA